Genomic segment of uncultured Desulfobacter sp.:
AGACCCGGGAGTCCAGATCATTGGCTTCATCTATGATGATAAAACAATTGGATAGGTTGCAGATCGTTTTCAGGTACTGGGGAGTCCGGCGGTAGGTGGCGGTGGCCTCATAATTCAATTCCTTGAGTATGGATGCCAGGGTTTCATGGATGTTGAACAGAGACTCGACCCATACGGCATGGAGCTTTTTAGGCCGCAGCAGTTTTAAAAACCGAGTTTTTCCTGCGCCAAAATCTCCTTCAATGAGTACGCTTTGGCCCCTGTATATCCTATTATAAGTGGCAGACAGGTATGAGACTCTTCGTTTATCACTGATAAAATCCTCTTTCATGTCATATCTCCGAGGGATGCATAAGTCGCCACTCGATTCGTAGTTAACGATTTTTGGCAATCAAGCATAAATGCATTGAACAAAGCCTGTTTTTTACGTTCCTCAGGCTGGTCCATTTTTTTCATGTAATCTGCGTACCTTGATTGATTATGATGAAGTACTTGCTCCGCCCGGGATAGGGAAAGGCCCTTATGGTAAACTTCGATTAAAATAGGCCGGTCAACGGCCATATTGTGCTTTTCCAAAAGAGCGATAATGGTGTCGAGTTCATCGGGTACAGGATCAGGCGCTGGTGCAGGTGGCCTGTCAAACGGCTTTTTTGCAATGGCTTCGCCCAGAAGTATTCCGTCTTCACTGGGCTCAAAGATAAAAAGTTTGTCCCTGTATCTGGATATCTTTACCGGTGTACTTTTATGCTTGCTGAACCGGTCTGCACCACTGGTCACATAAAAATCGCGTTTGTCATGGCGGATAGTTCTGTTCTTGGATACGGTGGCTTTGATTTTTCTGTAACCATATTTCATATATTCTTGAACCTGCTCCGGGATAAAATTCAGGGTGTCTGCCTGGTTTGACAAAAAATCATCAAACTTCTGTGCCGGCACCCAGGCACTGACCACGCCGTCTTCAGTAAAATAATGTTGTGTATGATTATGTTCGTCACGGTATTGGCGGAGCACAGTGCTGCTTCTCAATTCATCAAGGGTGATATCAAGTAGGGTTACAGTGACTTTTTCCTTTCTTCCCCGTTTGAAGTTATACTCGGTAACGGTTTTCACAATCCTGTCCTCAAAGGCTTTGATAATCCGTATTTCAAAATTATGCAGGCTCCGGTGTGAAGATTCCAGATGCGCCTTATCTTTTGGTGAATGCGCCCTTGAAAAATCCGGCGCCAAATAAAAACCGCCTGGCGTAGAATGCGCAAGGTTAATGGCATTAATGGGACGCTTTAAATTTAAAAATCCCTTTGCCTGGTCGGGCCTGATGCCGATTGTTTTCAAAGGAAAAGGGGTGCATAACAAAAAACGGGTAAAAAGGTCCACAGAGTTCAGATTACTTTCGGTAAAATAGAATTCCAGGATGAACAGCTTCCTGGAACCGGTATCAAATATTTCAATCACCTGCGGTTTCTGCCAGTTTCCACGTTCATCTCTGATTCTTAAATATTGGAACTTGCAACCGTCAACCTGGATCAAGGCAAACACCGGAACCGGTTTGAAGCTATAACGTGCCGGTGACGGCTCCTGATCGTCCTCTTTTTCCAGATAAAATTTGAGATTCTCCCTTTTGGCGCATCGCCGAAGTGCCGGAAGGCTGATTGTTTTACCCAACTCTTCCTCGAGCCAGCAGTGGTAATTTTTAATGGTCCTGGCTCTTCGGGTGATAAAAATGAACCCCTGAGATGACGGATCGCATGACGCCTTGACCATTTCAATAAACCGCCTTTTTGTTTGCTCGTCTATAACCTTGGGGCGCCCGCTGCACTTGCGGCCATCCATAATTCCTTTTTCAACCAGCAAAAGGGGTACCGGGATAATCCCGGTTTTCTTGTACTGGTCCTTGTAATATTTTTTGGATCTTCTCTTGGCAGATCCGATTTTATTCATGATTTTTTTATGCAGCAGTAAATGGAAGCGGTCGTCAATGCTCAGGTCATCCATTATCTGCCCCCGTTGATACAATCTTTTCGTGTATGACCCGATGCCACAACAATGCAGCCGGGCGAGAGGTCTGCTGCCAATGATCATGCTGTGCCACACGGACCTGTTCAAGCATTGCCTTTACAACAGCCATGTATTCATTCGAAATTTGATCCGTCAGATCCGGTTTGGTTACCGATGCCGTTTTTCGGGAGTCGATAAATTTTTTGATGTTACGCGCGGTTAACTCCATGCCGCTTTCTATAATCTCCTTCCAAAGTTGGCGCTGTTCTATGGAATCCAGTTGAGTAAGAGGCCGTGCCTGGGATTCGTTGGCCGGTAATCTGTCCCCAATTGGGGACAGATTATAGATGACTTCATAAAATTTGATCAGGCGGTAAGCATGGGATTTTCCCATATCCCATCGCGCCCTGGTATATGTTTCGAATGATTCAAACAGAGCCTGCTTATACAAACGATTGTCACGAATTTCTTTCAAGGCCTTGCCGATTTTGGAAAAACACTCCTGATTCCGGGCAATCAGGGTTTCAAGCTTGGCCAACCGTTTCATACTCATTGCCCTCCCGGCATGGGTTTGCCGATTGCAGCGACCAAGGCAGCTATCTTTGATGCCGGAACCTGGTGGGCAGTATTTATCTGCTTCAAAAACAGGACGCTGTCCCGGAATCCATATCCCTTGATTTTCATGACAAGGTCGATGGTGTTAAAGTTTTTTTCGCACCGGAAGCACCTGGCCAGGTTCGTGGTTGAATTTACAGCCGTTTGAAATTCATTGCACAGAGGGCATAGAAAACGGAAATAGCCATCCCTGATTTTAGATGGAATCTGTAAATGATCCCTGATCAGCATATCCACAGGGATATTGTTCCTCAGTTCAAATAATTCCCGTGATGAAAACCTGTGCGCCATGAGACATCTCCTTATTTTTAGAATTTCAGATGCCTTTTTATATCACCGGCCAGGGTCGGTTGTCAGTTGCCTCTTGAACTGGGATGCTGATTACTCTGTTTGTATCCATATATATTATCAATAACTTACGCACATGATGTCTCTTAGAATCAAAATCCGATTAGTATGTTCATATATCCTAATATTACAAGAAGTTACTCCAATCATGTCTCTTGAAATCAATATTCGATTAGTCAGAGGCGTTTATGGGAATTCTCGAATTTTTTCTTTGGTGTGGCTGATAACCTGGGTGACCAGGTATTGGGCGATAATTGCCGGCTTGATACCGTATTCTATTTCAATAACTTCCAATGGTAGAACAGGCAATTTTCCGGATGTTTGAAGGTTCTCTGCCTCTTCAAGCTTTTTTGCCAGATAATTATTTTTGGAGACAGCTTTATTTTTCCTGTTCCAGTTTTCACATTGCCTTCGATGAAGCTCATTTTGGCAAACCGGGCTACATGTTCTCTGCCTGCCTTTTTGTCTTACATCAGGAGCAAACCATTTTCGGCAAATAGAACAAGGGCGTTTTCCACGAGAATTCTTTGCCATCATTTTTCTCCAAGATTCGAATCAGGGAGATTATATGTAGCAAATTTTGAATGAATCAACGGCGGGGTCTATCGGCGGGATAGGCATGCGGGGTATGATTTTATGATTTTCTTGGCGGGGTATGGCGGCGGGGTATCTGGCCGTTACATTATTTCGTTATGAATATCGGGGATAAGCGTTACACTTTTTAAAGCTGGTCAGGCGGGAAATAAGGTTCTGGTGGTATCCAAGCCCCGGCCTGATCTGATTGAAAAGCTGTGTGACGCGATCGCACCCTATAAAAGCCAGGTCATGTTCCGGTTCACCATTACGGCCATGGACAATGAGGTGCTTGGTTTCTGGGAGCCCAATGCACCAACCTATGAGGATCGCAAAAAGGCACTGACTTTGGTCAAAGAAAAAGGGTTCAGGAACTCAGTCAGCATAGAACCCATGCTTGATTCTCCAAATGTGGGGGATCTGATTGAAGACCTACGGCCGCATACTACGGACTGCATGTGGGTAGGTCCCATGAAAATGGTCAAGAAACGGGTGGTCAATGACAGCCCCCAGGTTGAAAAGGAGATTGTGAAAATCATCTCCGACCAGACCCATGTAAAGCTCCTGCCCAGGGCGCATTCCCATTTTCCCGGTTTGAAAAAAGCCTATCTTTGAGAACAAAAAACGTGATAGTTTCTGTTCGCTGAGACGACTATAAAAATGGACTGTGCTGATGAAAAAAGCTGAAGATTGCAATACTGTTGAGGAAGTCTATGCTTGCCTGAAAGAACTGGAAGACGATCCGAGGTTGGTTCGCAATGCTCAAGAATTGGAGCAGGTAGAACGTGAAATACTTGGGTATACGAATCGACTGAGTGCCTTGCTTTTAAAAAAAGCATCCAGGGCTCATTAAATTCCTATGATCAGGTCGATCAAGAAAAAGAATTGATGTCCAGCTGGCCGGGCCGGATGAAAAGCGAAGGGCTTGAGACCGTTTCGATTCAGTGTTGTACAGGTAGTTCTGTTGATGTTCGTGTTCGATATTATCGGCGATCCTGTGACCGTCGAAATCGAAAAAGATATAAAGGTGCCTACGCCGGTTTAATCCTTCTTGGAATCCATGATCGCTGCTCACCAGCTTTGGCTTCTATGGTGAGTGCCTGGTCGGCCTTATTGAGTTCTTTTGAAGAAGTCCGTCAAGTGCTTTGTGATCATGGTATGGTGTTGGATATAAAGGTTATCCGTAAACTCACCTATCGTTACGCAGAACGGGCCCGAGCCGAGCAACAAGCGGGGCGAATCCCACTAAATGAGAGAGATTCACTTGAAGGGCGACGGGTGGTTATAAGCACCGATGGTGGACGCACACGGTTAAGAGAGAAGAAAAGAGGTCCCAAAACCCCAAAAAATAGAACCCGATTTCGTGGGGCGTGGCGAGAACCCAAACTTTTGATTATTTATGTGGTGGATGCCCAGGGAAAACAAGAAAAAAGCTTCTCACCATTTATTGATGGCAGTTTCAGCGGTCCGGATGGCATATTCCTCCTGTTAAAGGGGTATTTGAACGCCCTTCATATCCAGAAGTCCGATAAAATACTGTTTGTTGCAGATGGAGCACATTGGATTTGGAACCGGATCCCCGGACTGATCAAAGCATTGGGTTTGGCTCCTCAGCGAGTATATGAACTTCTTGATTTTTACCATGCCGTGGAGCATTTGGGTAAAGTATCAGCCCTAAAGAAGACCTGGTCATCCAAGGAGCGCAAACGCTGGGTGTCAAAACAGCGGGGCTTCCTGCTGAAAGGAAAAGCCGCTGACGTAGTACAGGCCGTCCAGACACTTTGTCGAGGCAGAAACAGTAAGGCTATTAAGACGGAACGGGATTATTTTGTGCGCAATGAAAGACGGCTTGATTTCCCAACTGTAAAAGCGTTGAATTTACCTATTGGCAGCGGTGCTATTGAAAGTTCAATTCGTAGGGTGGTGAATTTACGTCTGAAAGGTCCATGCACTTTTTGGTATCGGGAAAATGCAGAAAAAATGATTATGCTACGATCATACTTTAAAGCAGGGCGTTGGGATTGTTTGAAACTCATGGCAACCACGCACAATCCAATGCCGGCGGCATGACCGGGAAAATGGGAATGCGCCCCCTGCCCATTTACATGAAATACAAAGACGATCCCATGATTAAGTGGAAGGGGCATTACCGGAAACTGCTTCGCAAGCTCCGGGTTGAAATCCCACCGCAAAGGGATGACTGGCGGGATGAGTTGTAAAACCTAAAACCTGGCAGGCTTTCATAATGAGGCTTGCCAGGCCCACCTCACTTGTTTCCATGGTATATTGTTTCCCCCATCCAAATATTTGACGACATCTTTTTTACCAGAAAGAATCACCCAATCATAACCACTTAAAATTATTTAACTTGGACGATGAAAGGCCGTTGGACGATGATTTTTGTAAAACTTTTTGCGACAGTCGAATGACAAACCCGCCGCAAATAAAACAGCAGAAATTGCTCCTGAAAACAAAATTAAGTGAGTATGCCCCGCGACCACCCTATAGACCCTCCCTTCCAGCTCGGGCCGGTTGTGATAAAATGCTATTAAAAAATCAATGCATTATGGTTAACGAAGTGCCAGGTGGCGTGTGAAGGTTCATCAGTGATGGGGGGCCTATCCCGATTCTGTATTAAAACTTTGCGCAAAATACGATAGTGGTTTATATGCATTTTCAGAATTATTCATCCAACGGTAAACCTGAAATTTTTTTCAGCATAGGAAGAGAATACGATAATTCTCCATTTTCATCTTTTGGAAAAAGATGACCATACCTCTCTGCAAAAATATCTATTTTAGCGCTCTGAATACATGTGTTCTTTAATGATTCTCTTTCTTTTTTTTTGGTCACACCATGCGCCTTCGCAAGGCGGATAATAATCTTATCTAATGATCCAGTTGTTTTAAGACCAAGTTGCTCTGCGAAACCTATAATAATTGATGGCCTTATCTCTTCCGCTCTGCCATTAAGTTCCGCTTTTTCAATATCATCTGCCCAATTGCATGGAATTTGATTAAGTATTTCTTCTTCAAGCATATATGCTTTTCCTTGATTTAAATTAAAATTTATAATTACTACAGATCGTTGCTTTTCAGCGACCCGTTTTTTTGCATTCATTGCAAAAGGCTTATGTGTGCGCGGCACGGCACATGTTCTTAAAAATGAGGCATAATGTAATGGATTTCCAAACATTTGGCAAGTTTTAGGCCCATCTGGATCAGGGCTAACGCACGTAAATAGTCCAAAGTGCCTATCGCCTTGATATTTAGGGTTGTCAACCAAACATCACCTCTTTGAGATATTCCTGGTCCATTGCAGCATTTAAACGCTTTGATTTGATGCTGCCTTTAAATCCTTTATGCTCTCTAAGCAGATTTAAGGCAATGTGACGAATTGCTGCAAAATTTTCCGGTCCAAATCCTTTCCTGATCCTGCTTTCATCTTCTCGAAAGGCTATATCCAAAACCCAATGAACCGAATTTTCAATCCCCCAATGCTTTCTGACTGCGTCCCCAAATGTTTCCGCACAACAGTCAAGACTTGATATATAATAGCGTTTCTCATGGCTGACCTCTCCATTGATTTCTCTTGTGCTTTCAACCATCCCCAAAGATTTAAGTCCCGCCCAATTACCTTTGTCAGTAAGCCAATCTATATCTGATGTCATTACATGCCGACGAGTTTCAATTCGACCATGCTCGCCGTCCACTGTTGTATTTTCATCGAAAACATAGCCTGCTTTTTTCATGTCTATCATGTTTTCAAAAAATAGACTTGTATCATTATAAAGGGTTTTGTGGTTTTCTTTTAAAGCAAGTATATAATCATTTTTTTGCGCCATTATCACCTGTGCAATCTTTTTTTGTGTACCCATGGCGTCAATGGTGATGATACACCCAGATAAATCGAGCAATTTTAGAAGGTAAGGGATGGCTGTAATCTCATTCGATTTTTCTTCCGTTTTAAGCTGCCCAAGTACAACCTTATTTGAGGATGCCCAGGCGCTAATCATGTGGATGGCTTTTTTATCGTCCGCCTTATTATGAGAACGTCTTAATGTTTTTCCATCAATGGCGACAACTTCGCCTTTTGTTTGCTTGGCTACTGAGGCAATTCATTGTTTAAAGCTGCCTTGGAACTCCTGGGGATTCATTCGTTCAAATATTCTGCCAAACGTATCGTGGGACGGTATCTCATAAGGCAGTTCCAAAAATTTTGAAAGCCACCGTTTCCGTTGTTTTCCAAAATTTTCAATTTGCTCATAAGTATCAGCTCCGGCAACGACACCGCAAATGGCAATGATGATAACATCAATCAGTTTATGGCATTTGTTGTGATGCCGAGGGTCTTCTATTTTTGCAAAAAATTCATCTATTGATTTTTCATGCATTGGCAACTCCTTATAATTGTTGCCAAATATATACACCATGTAATAGAAAAAATCTAGCGATAATATTTTCAATATTATCAAGCAATTAGTGTTTTTTGCAGTGGTGGGTATTTGCCTTTTTAGATTTAAGGACATGCCCTACCTACCTTCGCGTTTTTTTACATGCGATAACCCTGCCATCTGGATGGAGGCGAAGGGTGTAGGTATGGCAATGAGGTATTGGTGACGGTACTTTAGAAGGAAGCCGCCTTGTCAGGTGACGTGGTAGGACGCCTGGCAGCGTATCCCAGCCCATTTTAAAGGCGTTTTCAGCCCTTAAAAGCCGTCGGTATTTCAAGTAATAGCCACACCAAAATCCCCGTAACCAAGTAGAATTTTGGTAATGAACAATAAACCCGATTTGGACGATGATTTCCAAAAACTTTTTTCCGACAGTCGGATACGGGCGGGCATACGTCCCATTATTATCTGTCAGGCCCTTGATCACCTATCAAATTTTTGAAATTATGCCCAAAATTATGCCACGCCTGCCGCCAGTGTTAAATATTTCAGGTACCATGCGCTGAGGCACTTTGGGGCGTCGATGCTGGATCATGACAACGTACCCATCGGAACTGTACAACGTATCCTTGGGCATGAAAATCGGCTGACAACAGAGATTTATCTTCACTCGATTGGTGATGGCGAGCGGGCTGCAGTGAACTGCCTGGGTCAGAGTTTTGATGAGTTTTCTCACACAAACTCTCACACAAACTAAAAAAGGTTTCTTGATTCAAAATCAAGAAACCTTTCAATTAGCTGAATTTATATAGTTTTTGTGGCGCGCCCGGCGCGATTCGAACACGCGACCCCTTGATTCGTAGTCAAGTACTCTATCCAGCTGAGCTACGGGCGCCCAAAAACTCGATATTTATATCAATCTTTAGATAAGAATTCAAGTGTTTTTTTATTAATTCTTATGAAATTATTTTTCTGCATCATAAGCTAATTTATCAATGCAAAAAGCCCGGATCCAAATAATATTGACCCGGGCTTTTGAAAAATAATCCGGCGACGTTCTACTCTCCCACATAGTCTCCCATGCAGTACCATCGACGCTAAAGAGCTTAACTTCCGTGTTCGAGATGGGTACGGGTGTGGCCTCTTCGCCATCGTCACCGGATTAAACTGTAATTACTTTAGTTTAATCTGCTGTAATAAATACCATGCTTGCTATATCATCAAAGCGACTAAATTTATTCGTGGAAAAAAGTGGCTAAGCCTCACGACCTATTAGTACTGGTAAGCTCAACATGTTGCCATGCTTACACACCCAGCCTATCAACCTTGTAGTCTTCAAGGGGTCTTTAGTCAAAAGAAGGGATATCTAATCTTGAAGTTGGCTTCCCGCTTAGATGCTTTCAGCGGTTATCCATACCCAACTTGGCTACCCAGCAATGCCGTTGGCACGACAACTGGAACACCATTGGTTGGTCCAATCCGGTCCTCTCGTACTAGGATCAGATCTCCTCAAATATCCTGCGCCCACGAAAGATAGGGACCAAACTGTCTCACGACGTTTTAAACCCAGCTCACGTACCACTTTAATTGGCGAACAGCCAAACCCTTGGGACCTGCTCCAGCCCCAGGATGTGATGAGCCGACATCGAGGTGCCAAACCGCCCCGTCGATGTGAACTCTTGGGGGCGATAAGCCTGTTATCCCCGGCGTACCTTTTATCCGTTGAGCGACGGCCCTTCCATTCAGAACCGCCGGATCACTAAGACCTACTTTCGTACCTGCTCGAAATGTCTCTCTCGCAGTCAAGCTCCCTTATGCCCTTGCACTCTACGGCTGGTTTCCAATCAGCCTGAGGGAACCTTCGCGCGCCTCCGTTACTCTTTGGGAGGCGACCGCCCCAGTCAAACTACCCACCAGACACTGTCCCAAATCCGGGTTACGGACCATGGTTAGAACACTGAAATATGAAGGGTGGTATTTCAAGGGTGACTCCACACACACTGGCGCGCATGCTTCAAAGTCTCCCACCTATCCTGCACATCATATCCCAAAATCCAATGTCAAGCTGTAGTAAAGGTGCCGGGGTCTTTCCGTCTTTTCGCGGGTAGACGGTATCTTCACCGCCACTGCAATTTCGCTGAGTCCCTGGTTGAGACAGTGTGGAAGTCGTTACGCCATTCGTGCAGGTCGGAACTTACCCGACAAGGAATTTCGCTACCTTAGGACCGTTATAGTTACGGCCGCCGTTTACTGGGGCTTCAGTTCAATGCTTCGCAAAAAGCTAACAAATCCCCTTAACCTTCCAGCACCGGGCAGGCGTCAGACCCTATACCTCGTCTTGCGACTTTGCAGAGTCCTATGTTTTTAGTAAACAGTCGCTACCACCAATTCTCTGCGGCCCCCAAATGCTTTGTAAAGTATAATACTAACAAACAGGGGCATACCTTCTCCCGAAGTTACGGTATCATTTTGCCGAGTTCCTTAACCAGGGTTCTCTCAAGCGCCTTGGGATACTCTCCCCACCTACCTGTGTCGGTTTGCGGTACGATCACCTGTTATCTCGATAGAGGCTTTTCTTGGCAGCATGGGTGCAGTCACTTTATGGGATAAATCCCTCGACATCGCTTCTCGGCCTTAAAAGAATCCGGATTTGCCTAAATTCTAAGCCTACCAGCTTGAACCGCCTATTCCAACA
This window contains:
- a CDS encoding ATP-binding protein, translating into MKEDFISDKRRVSYLSATYNRIYRGQSVLIEGDFGAGKTRFLKLLRPKKLHAVWVESLFNIHETLASILKELNYEATATYRRTPQYLKTICNLSNCFIIIDEANDLDSRVWPYLKRIIDAGVPIVFAGLPKVRTHLSRNHPDILSRLKTLILYPIEVEDFIEKYKDIQQEAVEQIYMAVKGDMRKFKEICTDCQDRAKELNHNFVDINLALEFISDLPPQ
- a CDS encoding integrase, whose product is MDDLSIDDRFHLLLHKKIMNKIGSAKRRSKKYYKDQYKKTGIIPVPLLLVEKGIMDGRKCSGRPKVIDEQTKRRFIEMVKASCDPSSQGFIFITRRARTIKNYHCWLEEELGKTISLPALRRCAKRENLKFYLEKEDDQEPSPARYSFKPVPVFALIQVDGCKFQYLRIRDERGNWQKPQVIEIFDTGSRKLFILEFYFTESNLNSVDLFTRFLLCTPFPLKTIGIRPDQAKGFLNLKRPINAINLAHSTPGGFYLAPDFSRAHSPKDKAHLESSHRSLHNFEIRIIKAFEDRIVKTVTEYNFKRGRKEKVTVTLLDITLDELRSSTVLRQYRDEHNHTQHYFTEDGVVSAWVPAQKFDDFLSNQADTLNFIPEQVQEYMKYGYRKIKATVSKNRTIRHDKRDFYVTSGADRFSKHKSTPVKISRYRDKLFIFEPSEDGILLGEAIAKKPFDRPPAPAPDPVPDELDTIIALLEKHNMAVDRPILIEVYHKGLSLSRAEQVLHHNQSRYADYMKKMDQPEERKKQALFNAFMLDCQKSLTTNRVATYASLGDMT
- a CDS encoding DNA methylase, with product MKRLAKLETLIARNQECFSKIGKALKEIRDNRLYKQALFESFETYTRARWDMGKSHAYRLIKFYEVIYNLSPIGDRLPANESQARPLTQLDSIEQRQLWKEIIESGMELTARNIKKFIDSRKTASVTKPDLTDQISNEYMAVVKAMLEQVRVAQHDHWQQTSRPAALLWHRVIHEKIVSTGADNG
- a CDS encoding CHC2 zinc finger domain-containing protein, with protein sequence MAHRFSSRELFELRNNIPVDMLIRDHLQIPSKIRDGYFRFLCPLCNEFQTAVNSTTNLARCFRCEKNFNTIDLVMKIKGYGFRDSVLFLKQINTAHQVPASKIAALVAAIGKPMPGGQ
- a CDS encoding ISAs1 family transposase encodes the protein MASVAKQTKGEVVAIDGKTLRRSHNKADDKKAIHMISAWASSNKVVLGQLKTEEKSNEITAIPYLLKLLDLSGCIITIDAMGTQKKIAQVIMAQKNDYILALKENHKTLYNDTSLFFENMIDMKKAGYVFDENTTVDGEHGRIETRRHVMTSDIDWLTDKGNWAGLKSLGMVESTREINGEVSHEKRYYISSLDCCAETFGDAVRKHWGIENSVHWVLDIAFREDESRIRKGFGPENFAAIRHIALNLLREHKGFKGSIKSKRLNAAMDQEYLKEVMFG
- a CDS encoding transposase family protein, translated to MSLNLKRQIPTTAKNTNCLIILKILSLDFFYYMVYIFGNNYKELPMHEKSIDEFFAKIEDPRHHNKCHKLIDVIIIAICGVVAGADTYEQIENFGKQRKRWLSKFLELPYEIPSHDTFGRIFERMNPQEFQGSFKQ